In a genomic window of candidate division KSB1 bacterium:
- a CDS encoding M1 family metallopeptidase — MYYLNYGKMLCFIAVLFISQKVIGQEVPVLFPEPLSPRIANYNIDVSLDTEKRLLDGKEVLVWHNKTGSTIKELQFHLYLNAFRNSKSTFMERSGGSHRGNRIEKDGWGFIDVNSFFLKYHKDQSGPLHLIQPRDALEGGVDAIDLTAEMQFIQPDNNNENDKTVFRVPLPKPLPPGESVEIDINFTAKLPSPPFARTGAKEEYFFVGQWFPKIGVYTDEGWNTHQFHETSEFFADFGVYNVRMTVPEANIVGATGVEVLVTKNGDGTATHFYHAEDVHDFAWTTSPEFVEITGKAQDVDIRVLMQPDHAYQGQRHLDAAKFSVEYFQNWYGDYPFPNLTVVDPRRGAGGSGGMEYPTLITAGTVYGLPEGLRSVEMVILHEFGHNYWYHLLASNEFEESWMDEGINSYTEIQIMQDVFGPVGDSIDLFGIKINIQQVHRMQYINQADRDPMVRRAWEYYSGGSYGTNSYSKPAIVLTTLQNYLGEDLMLKVMREYVKRWRFKHPKTQDFIAVVNDVSGQNLDWFFDQAFFSNALLDYSVTSVRSKKVKKASGFDFDISTTEEKPLLTQEVVETGELVASKDAVPTMDLDSATTSPEQDETPEMYFTEVKVRRLGEFKFPVEIEMVFENGETIREQWDGQKIWTKYSYTKPTKLVSATVDPGNKIPIDVNITNNGRTIEKQRLGINKLSARWMFWMQFLLDQPEFMNLFAVMNDIF, encoded by the coding sequence ATGTACTATCTAAATTATGGTAAGATGTTATGTTTCATAGCAGTCCTTTTTATATCACAGAAGGTCATTGGCCAGGAAGTGCCGGTATTATTTCCGGAGCCGCTAAGTCCGCGAATCGCAAACTACAACATCGATGTAAGCCTTGATACGGAAAAACGGCTTTTGGACGGCAAGGAAGTGCTTGTCTGGCATAACAAAACTGGCAGTACTATCAAAGAATTGCAATTTCATCTTTACCTGAATGCTTTTAGAAACTCGAAGTCTACATTTATGGAGAGATCCGGAGGTTCACACCGCGGAAACAGGATCGAGAAGGATGGCTGGGGATTTATTGATGTTAACTCTTTTTTTCTGAAGTACCATAAGGATCAATCTGGACCGCTTCACTTAATTCAACCAAGAGATGCTTTGGAAGGCGGGGTAGATGCGATTGATTTAACCGCCGAAATGCAGTTTATTCAACCGGATAATAATAATGAAAACGATAAAACCGTATTTCGTGTGCCGCTACCAAAACCCTTGCCACCCGGTGAATCAGTAGAAATTGATATCAATTTTACGGCAAAACTTCCGTCACCGCCGTTTGCCCGAACCGGCGCAAAAGAGGAGTATTTTTTTGTAGGACAGTGGTTTCCAAAGATTGGAGTGTACACGGATGAGGGATGGAACACTCATCAGTTTCATGAAACCTCTGAGTTTTTTGCGGACTTTGGAGTTTATAATGTTCGCATGACGGTTCCCGAAGCCAACATCGTTGGCGCAACGGGAGTGGAAGTTTTGGTGACTAAAAACGGTGATGGCACCGCAACGCATTTTTACCATGCCGAAGATGTTCACGATTTCGCCTGGACCACCAGCCCTGAGTTTGTCGAGATTACGGGCAAAGCTCAGGATGTGGATATTCGAGTTTTGATGCAGCCCGATCATGCATATCAGGGTCAACGCCATCTCGATGCCGCCAAATTTTCAGTTGAATATTTTCAGAATTGGTATGGTGATTATCCTTTTCCAAACTTAACGGTTGTCGATCCCCGGCGTGGAGCGGGGGGATCCGGCGGAATGGAGTATCCAACGCTTATCACAGCGGGGACCGTTTACGGCCTGCCTGAAGGCTTGCGCTCAGTTGAAATGGTGATTCTGCATGAGTTCGGACATAATTACTGGTATCACCTTTTGGCATCCAATGAATTCGAAGAAAGCTGGATGGATGAAGGCATTAATTCTTATACTGAAATTCAGATTATGCAAGATGTTTTTGGTCCGGTTGGTGATTCGATTGATCTTTTTGGTATCAAGATTAACATCCAACAGGTCCACAGGATGCAATATATCAACCAGGCAGATCGCGACCCGATGGTAAGGCGCGCCTGGGAATATTATTCCGGAGGCAGTTACGGGACGAATTCATATTCAAAGCCCGCGATTGTGCTGACAACACTGCAAAACTATTTAGGCGAAGATTTGATGCTCAAAGTCATGCGGGAATATGTTAAGCGGTGGCGCTTTAAACACCCGAAGACGCAAGATTTCATCGCTGTCGTAAATGATGTTTCCGGCCAAAACCTCGACTGGTTTTTCGACCAGGCTTTTTTTTCAAACGCCCTGCTTGATTACAGCGTAACCAGTGTTCGTTCAAAAAAAGTAAAAAAGGCAAGCGGCTTTGACTTCGACATTTCGACGACGGAAGAAAAGCCGCTTTTAACGCAGGAAGTTGTCGAAACCGGTGAATTGGTGGCTTCCAAGGATGCGGTTCCAACGATGGACTTGGATTCAGCAACCACAAGTCCTGAGCAGGATGAAACACCTGAAATGTATTTCACTGAAGTGAAGGTGAGACGTCTCGGCGAGTTCAAATTCCCCGTTGAAATCGAAATGGTTTTTGAAAACGGCGAGACCATCCGCGAGCAATGGGACGGCCAGAAAATCTGGACAAAGTATAGCTACACAAAACCCACTAAACTCGTTTCGGCTACGGTCGATCCGGGCAACAAAATTCCAATTGATGTGAATATCACAAACAATGGTCGAACAATTGAGAAGCAGAGACTTGGAATCAACAAACTGTCGGCACGCTGGATGTTCTGGATGCAGTTCTTGTTAGACCAGCCGGAGTTTATGAATCTTTTTGCAGTGATGAATGATATATTCTAA